A single Numenius arquata chromosome 1, bNumArq3.hap1.1, whole genome shotgun sequence DNA region contains:
- the RIMKLB gene encoding beta-citrylglutamate synthase B, whose translation MCSSVAPRLWFLTDRRIREDYPQQEILRALKAKCCEEELDFRALVMDEVVLTIEDGNLGLRVNGELITAYPQVVVVRVPTPWVQSDSDITVLRHLEKMGCRLMNRPQAILNCVNKFWTFQELAGHGVPLPDTFSYGGHENFAKMIDEAEVLEFPMVVKNTRGHRGKAVFLARDKHHLADLSHLIRHDAPYLFQKYVKESHGKDVRVIVVGGRVVGTMLRCSTDGRMQSNCSLGGVGMMCSLSEQGKQLAVQVSNILGMDVCGIDLLMKDDGSFYVCEANANVGFIAFDKACNLDVAGIIADYAASLLTPGRLTRRMSLLSVVSTASETSEPELGPPASAAVDNMSASSSSVDSDPETTERELLTKLPGALFNMNQLLANEIKLLVE comes from the exons ATGTGCAGTTCAGTTGCTCCCAGACTGTGGTTCTTAACAGACCGTCGCATCAGAGAAGATTACCCTCAGCAGGAGATCCTGAGAGCGCTGAAGGCCAAGTGCTGTGAAGAGGAGCTGGATTTCCGGGCCTTGGTGATGGATGAAGTGGTGCTGACCATTGAGGATGGAAATCTTG gTCTCCGGGTGAATGGGGAGCTCATTACTGCTTACCCGCAAGTGGTGGTTGTGCGTGTACCAACACCTTGGGTCCAGAGTGACAGTGATATCACAGTCCTTCGCCACCTAGAGAAGATGGGCTGTCGATTGATGAATCGTCCCCAAGCCATCCTCAACTGTGTCAACAAGTTCTGGACGTTTCAAGAACTTGCTGGTCATGGTGTGCCTCTTCCAGACACTTTTTCATATG GTGGTCATGAGAATTTTGCCAAAATGATTGATGAGGCGGAAGTGCTGGAGTTCCCTATGGTGGTGAAGAACACGCGGGGTCACCGAG GTAAAGCTGTGTTCCTGGCAAGAGACAAGCACCATTTGGCAGACCTAAGCCATTTGATCCGTCATGATGCCCCTTACTTATTTCAAAAATACGTTAAAGAGTCCCACGGCAAGGATGTACGTGTCATCGTAGTAGGAGGCCGTGTGGTGGGCACCATGCTCCGCTGCTCAACAGATGGGAGGATGCAGAGTAACTGCTCACTTG gtGGTGTAGGGATGATGTGCTCACTGAGCGAACAAGGCAAGCAGTTGGCCGTCCAAGTGTCAAACATCCTGGGGATGGACGTGTGCGGCATTGACCTGCTGATGAAGGACGACGGTTCATTCTACGTCTGCGAGGCCAATGCAAATGTAGGTTTCATTGCCTTTGACAAGGCTTGTAATCTAGATGTAGCTGGTATCATAGCGGACTATGCCGCTTCTCTCCTTACCCCCGGTCGCTTGACGCGGCGCATGTCCTTGCTCTCTGTGGTGTCCACGGCCAGCGAGACTAGCGAGCCAGAGCTGGGCCCTCCAGCTAGTGCCGCTGTCGACAATATGAGTGCTAGCTCCAGCTCTGTCGACAGCGACCCTGAGACCACGGAGAGAGAGTTGCTCACCAAGCTCCCGGGGGCTCTATTCAACATGAACCAGCTATTAGCCAATGAGATCAAACTTCTTGTGGAGTGA